The Tripterygium wilfordii isolate XIE 37 chromosome 5, ASM1340144v1, whole genome shotgun sequence genome window below encodes:
- the LOC119998934 gene encoding protein yippee-like, translated as MGRIFVISLEGSFYSCKHCRTHLGLSKDILSKSFQCRHGKAYLFDKVVNITVGEQEERMMMTGMHTVVDIFCVGCGSRLGWKYESAYEKSQQYKKGKFILERFQVLGPDGSQYMVRHEVEVESSDAEDA; from the exons ATGGGGAGGATTTTTGTGATCAGTCTTGAAGGAAGTTTCTATAGCTGCAAGCACTGCCGGACCCATCTTGGTTTATCCAAGGATATCCTATCCAAG TCCTTCCAATGCAGGCATGGCAAAGCTTATCTCTTTGATAAGGT TGTCAATATAACAGTTGGAGAACAAGAAGAGCGGATGATGATGACTGGAATGCACACTGTTGTTGATATATTCTGCGTTGGTTGCGGCTCACGTCTTGGTTGGAAATAT GAGTCTGCATATGAGAAGTCCCAGCAGTACAAGAAGGGAAAATTTATACTTGAGAG GTTTCAGGTGCTGGGTCCCGATGGAAGTCAATACATGGTCCGTCACGAAGTTGAGGTTGAGAGTAGCGATGCTGAGGATGCTTGA
- the LOC119998349 gene encoding mitochondrial inner membrane protease subunit 2-like, with product MGTRKFLWDVAKKYFTVGLITFTISDYASVIHVRGASMTPTFNPETNTTFGSLTDDMVLVEKFCLTNYKFSRGDVVVFSSPSNYKEKHIKRIIGLPGDWIGEAPYSYDAIKVPEGHCWVEGDNPAFSLDSRAYGPVPLGLVRGRVTHIVWPPQRIGDVNRIFPQDRLSPN from the exons ATGGGAACTCGAAAATTCTTATGGGATGTGGCAAAGAAGTACTTTACAGTTGGACTCATTACCTTCACCATTTCAGATTATGCCAGTGTTATTCACGTCCGGGGAGCCTCTATGACTCCCACATTTAATCCTGAAACAAATACCACTTTTGGGTCACTAACTg ATGACATGGTTCTGGTGGAAAAGTTTTGCCTAACAAATTACAAATTTTCACGCGGTGATGTGGTAGTTTTCAG CTCTCCAAGCAATTACAAAGAGAAACATATAAAGAGAATTATCGGCTTACCAGGTGATTGGATAGGAGAAGCACCATATTCTTATGATGCAATCAAGGTTCCTGAAGGACATTGTTGGGTTGAAGGAGACAATCCAGCATTCAGCTTGGATTCAAGAGCTTATGGGCCG GTTCCATTGGGTTTAGTTCGGGGGAGGGTCACCCATATTGTATGGCCGCCTCAGAGAATTGGTGATGTCAACAGAATATTTCCTCAGGACAGACTTTCTCCtaattga